A region of the Leeuwenhoekiella sp. MAR_2009_132 genome:
CGATACATCAGATAACGGCGATGAGACTGTAGATGATGATGGTGATGGTGATCCTACAAACGATCCTACAATTACAAATACTCCTGGCTTAACAGGTCTTAGTGTATATAAATTTGGAACGTGGAATGACGAGGATGGTGATCAAGTGCCTGAAGTGGGTGAGACTATTACCTATACCTTTACAGTAAGAAATACTGGTGAAACAGCTATATTTGATATAGTGATCGATGATCCACTAGTGACTGTAACAGGAGGGCCTATAGATTTAGCAGCAGGTGCAGTTGATACAGACACATTTAGTGCTGTCTATGTGATCACACAGGATGATATAGAAAATGCAGGTGTTAAAAACCAGGCTATAGGAAGTGGTGTATTAACTAATGGAAATGTTATAGAGGATTTATCAGATAATGGTGATGATACTGTCGAAACTGTAGATAATCCAGATGATGCAGATGGTGATCCAACGAATGATCCTACGTTTACAAGATTAGATGGTGTATTAGATAGAGAAGATATCATTGTATACAATGTAATGACGCCAAACGGTGATGGTCTAAACGATGTGTTTATGATACAGAACATAACTGATTTCCCTAATAATACGGTTCAAATATTTAACCGTTGGGGTGTAGAAGTGTTCAGTACTAAGGGTTATGATCCTAATTCAGATAATGCATTTAGAGGATTCTCTGATGGTCGTGCAACCGTAAGAAGAGGCGAGCGTTTACCTACAGGTACTTACTATTACATCATTACTTATGAAAGAGATAGTGGAGAAATACGTAAGTTGGCTTCATTCTTATACATTAACTAATAAAGCATCACTCAATGAGTAATTATAGTAACAAGCTTATGACGATGAATAAAAACTTAGGTAAGTTAATTGTACTAGTTGTTTTGCTTTTTGCAGGATCTAGTTATGGTCAGCAAGATCCCCAGTATACACAATACATGTATAATCCCTTGGTAATAAACCCTGCTTATGCAGGTAACCGAGGGGTTACCAGTATTGTATTGTTGCATCGCAGTCAATGGGTAGGTTTAGATGGTGCTCCACGTACACAGAATCTTTCAGTGCATAGTCCTGTAGGATTAGGTAAGGTAGGTGTAGGATTTAGCTTAGTAAATGATGTACTAGGACCAGCCAGAGAAACTAATTTTAGTGGAGATTTTAGTTATACTATAGAAACTGGAGCAGAGGGTAAATTCAGTTTTGGTATTAAAGGAACTTTAAATTTATTAGATGTAGACTTTAGTAGAACTAATCCTTTTAATGCTGGTGATCCATTTTTAATTAATATAGACAATAAACTTTCTCCTAATGTGGGAGTAGGGATATTCTATCACAATTCTAAATTTTATGGAGGTTTGTCTGCACCTTACCTACTTCAGACAGATCATTTTGAAAGAAGTGGTACTAGCGGAGCTGAAACTTTTGTAGCTGAGGAACGAATTCATTATTATGGTTTAGCAGGTTATGTTTTTGACATAGGTAGAGATGTAAAATTTAAACCTTCAACGCTTGTCAAAATGGTAGCTGGCGCTCCATTAGCAGTAGATGTAAATGCAAATTTTTTATTCTATGATAAACTTACTTTAGGAGCATCTTACAGATGGAGTGCTGCTTTGAGCGGTCTTGTAGGTTTTCAGGTTTCTGATGGAATGTTAATAGGATTTGCTTACGATAGAGAAAGTACAGACTTGGGTAATGCTACTTACAATGATGGTACTTATGAACTATTTATACGCTTTGAATTATTCAAGGAGTATAACAGAATGCTTACGCCGCGATTCTTTTAATTCCCTAAATTTTCAACCCCATGAATCAAAAAATTATTTTTACACTGGTAATTTTACTATCGCTAGCTTCATTTAGTGTAAATGCTCAGGAGCGAGAAATAGCAAACGGAACCAAGCAATTTAACAGGTATGCTTTTGTAGACTCTCAAAAAATATTTTTGAAAGTTGCTGAAGCAGGTTATGAGTCAGCAGAACTTTTCAGTAAGCTGGGTGATGCATTTTATTATAATGCAGATTATACAGAAGCAGAAATGTGGTATCAGAAATTAGTGGAAAAATATCCTGCTGATGTTACTCCAGACCAGTACTTTAGATACGCCCAAACCTTGAGAGCCATAAAAGAGTATGATAAATCTCTTGAGATGATTAAGCGCTACAAAGAGCTTATGAGCACTGAAGGTACAGACTACTATAATGGTACAACTGCAGAAGTTCGTACAGGTTATGTAAATGGCACCTATGAAATTCAACGACTTAATGTAAATACCGTAGGCTATTCAGATTTTGCACCTTCATTTTACGGTGAGCAATTAATGTTTGCATCGACTAGAGATACGGGTACAATGTCAACACGAATTCACAAATGGAATAACCAACCTTTTTTAGATTTATATACAGGATCTATTGAAGACGATGGACAAGTTAAGTCTGCTAGTAAGTTAAAAGGCCCCGTAAATACAGAGTTTCACGAAAGTACAGCGACTTTCTCTGCAGATGGAACTACTATGTACTTTACAAGAAATAACTTCACTAAAAATCAATATAAAAGTGATTCTAAACGCACTAATAAACTCAAGCTTTATAAATCTGTTAAAGGTAGCAGTGGGCAGTTTGGAGTTGCCACAGAGCTTCCGTTTAACAGTGATTCTTTTTCAACAGCGCATCCTGCCTTGTCTCCAGATGGTAAAACTTTATATTTTGCTTCAGACCGTGATGGTTCTTTTGGAGAATCTGATATTTGGAAAGTTGAGCTAACAGATGCGGGTGGTTACGGTACCCCTGAAAACCTGGGAGCTGCAGTAAATACACCGGGAAGAGAGACATTTCCTTTTGTAGACAAAAATGGTAAACTCTATTTCTCAACAGATGGCCGTGGTGGTTTAGGAGGTTTAGATATTTACAGCTATGATTCTGAAAAGAATGAAATAACAAATATTGGCGAGCCTATAAATAGCCCGAAAGACGATTTTACATTTATATACGATACCGAATCTGAAACCGGTTATTTTGCTTCTAATAGAGCAAATGACCCGTTAGATGATAATATTTACGGTTTTGTACGTACTGCTTGTGATAGTAAAGTGAACATTCTTGTTGTTGATAAAGCTACAGGAAAACCACTAAATAATTCATTGATAGGAGTGCGTAATCTAGAGAATGAACTTATTGTTTCTGGTGAAACTGAAGAGCCCAACGCTTCTTATTTATTTGAAAATCCTAATTGTGATACAGACTATTTTGTAAGAGCAGAAAAAGAAGGATATAGTACAGCAGAAAAATTAATAAACGTACCTAAAGAGAGTAGTGATGTTACCGTTGTAATTGAATTAGAGCAGTCTATTACAACAATACCTCCAGACTTTGACTTAGGTAAGCTAATTAATCCTATCTATTTTGATTTTGACAAATCAAACATACGTCCTGATGCAGCTGTAGAGTTAGCTAAAATCATTGAAGTACTGAAAGAGTATCCAATGTTAAGAATAGACGTTAGATCTCACACAGATAGTAGAGGAGTAGATGCGTATAACTTAGCTTTATCGGAGAGACGTAATAAATCTACAATAAATTACATCATCGAAAAAGGTGGTATAGCTAAAGAGCGTTTAACCGGAAGAGGTTATGGAGAGACACAACTTTTAAATAAATGTAGCAATGGGGTTAAATGTAGTGAAGAAGATCACCAGCTTAACCGTAGAAGTGAATTCATTGTTCAAGACTATTAATGCGCATTTAATATAACAAATACCCAAAAGCCTTCTGAATAAGAAGGCTTTTTCTATTGTAAGCCCTTAGTTGTATTTGTACATTTACAACTAAAAAGAAATATGAATGAAGAACTTGTCATTCTTGTTGATGAAAATGATCAACAAGTAGGATTAATGCCCAAGATGGAAGCTCACGAAAAAGCCTTATTACATAGGGCGTTTTCAGTTTTTGTTTTTAATGAAAACAAAGAGCTTATGTTACAACGAAGAGCTTTACATAAGTATCATTCTCCAGGTTTATGGACGAATACTTGTTGTAGTCATCAGCGCGAAGGCGAATCTAATATTGCCGCCGGTAAGCGCAGACTTATGGAAGAAATGGGTTTTGTTACAGAACTGGAAGAAAGTATTTCCTTTATATACAAAGCTCCATTTGATAACGGTTTGACTGAGCACGAATTTGATCATATACTGTTAGGCAATTATGAAGGTTTACCAAACCTTAATCCCGATGAAGTATCAGAATGGAAGTGGATGTCCCTTGAAGATATAAAACTAGATATGATAAATAATCCTAACGTGTATACAGAATGGTTTAAGATCATTTTTGATAAATTTTACAAACACATTGAGCAATGAGTGTAACAGTTAAGCGTAGAGCGCATTTTAACGCTGCTCACAGACTTTTTAGGTCAGACTGGGATGCTGATAAGAATTTTGAAATATTCGGAAAATGTAGCTATCCTAACTACCACGGGCATAATTATGATCTAATAGTGGCTGTAACGGGAGAGATAGATCCTGAAACCGGTTTTGTAATTGATTTAAAAATTTTAAAAGATTTAATAAAATCTGAAATTGAAGAACCTTTTGATCATAAAAATCTAAATCTGGATGTTCCAGAATTTTCTAATTTAAATCCTACGGCAGAAAACATTTGTGTGGTTATTTATGATAAGCTTCGTAGAAAATTAGAAGATAAATTTAAAATTGAAATTACGTTGTATGAAACTCCGCGTAATTTTGTCACGTATTCAGGAAGTTAAGCTATGCTGCAATTAGGAGATAAATTACCCGTTTTTGAATTAGAAGATCAACGTGCTGAAATATTTAGTTCTGTAAATATTGAGAATAAGGCTGTTGTTATTTATTTCTATCCTAAAGACTTTACGCCCGGGTGCACCGCAGAAGCTTGTGAATTTAGAGATAAATATGAAGACTTCAAGGATGCAGGAGCGGTGGTAATAGGAATCAGTTCTGATGATACCGCATCTCACGCAAAATTTTCAAAAAAATACAAGCTTCCTTTTATAATGCTTTCAGACAGTAATGGTAAAGTTAGAAAGCAGTTTGGAGTAAAGTCATCGCTTATGGGTCTTTTACCGGGTAGGGAGACATTTGTATTTGATAAATCGGGATCGTTGATAATGCGCTATAATAGTATAAAATCTAAAAATCATATTTCAAAAGCGTTAAAAGCGCTTACTAAAGCATAATTTCAGACTATGAGTAATACACTTTATCCTTTTACATTTGAACCCGTATTAAAAGAAAAAATCTGGGGTGGTCAAAAACTGAATCAATTATTTAATAAAGGGAATGACCCTACTGCTAAATTAGGCGAGAGTTGGGAAATTGCAGACCTGGAAGAAGGGCAAAGTATTGTGAAAAATGGTATTTTAAAGGGAGCTACTTTAAAAGAAATTATCAAAAAAGATCCTGCTTCACTTTTAGGAGAACGCGTTTATAAACAATTCGGACTTCAATTTCCTTTATTAATAAAATTTATAGATGCGGCAAGTGATCTTTCTATACAAGTTCACCCTACAGATGAGACTTCACCTACCGGAGTAGGTAAGACCGAGATGTGGTATATTATGCAGGCAGATAAAGGGGCAGAACTTACGGTAGGATTTAGTGAGAAGATTTCTAAAGAAGATTACGATACGCATATTAAAAATTTGAGTATTGAAGACGTTATGAATCAGCATGAGGTTAAAGAAGGTGATGCCTTTTTTATAAATGCCGGTCGTATACACGCTATTGGTGGAGGTGTTTTGCTAGCTGAAATTCAGCAAACTTCAGACGTTACCTATAGAGTTTATGATTACAACCGTAAAGATGATTCTGGGAATCTAAGAGATTTGCACGTAGCAGAATCCCGTGAAGTTCTCGACTTTGAGCTCACTGAAGATTTTAAGTTAGATTACAATCGTACCAGCTTAAATACGGCACAAACTGTTAAGCATCATACATACTTTAAGACAGATTGGGTTCATATAAAGGATAACGATTATAGTATTGCCAGATCTGATTCATTTACAATCATTATAATAGTTTCCGGTGAGTTAACTTACTCTGGAAGCGGAGGTGAGGGCAAACTTTCAGCGGGAGAAACCTTATTAATACCTGCAAAAAATACCGGAGTTGCTTTGAGTGCTGCAACTTGCGAAATTCTTGAAGTCTATTTATAATTAGTGCATAAAATAAACGTACTTTTGCAAAAAATTAAATTATGGCAAATATTAGAGACCTTAAGAAAGATATAAACTTTGTTTTAGGCGATATCATAGACGCAGTATACCTTTGGGAAGCCTTAAATCCGAAAGAAGACCGTACTAAGTCTGAAGCAATTGTTGATGATGCTATTGCAACTTTTGACGAATTAATCGTAAAAGTGAACAACAACAAAGTTGGAAACAGAAGTAAACATCTTAAAGAAGTAAATGCCGAATTAGAAACTAAAGGCAGAGCACTTATTGAGCGTGTGAATACGCTTTAAGCTAATTTCTTCAAGCATAAAAAAAGCCCTAAATGAAAATATTTTTAGGGCTTTTTTTTGTGCTTAAAAATTTTTACTCCTCGACAGTGGTAACTGTTGTGGTTTGCTCTTCGTTATCTAAAGTCTTTCGGTCTTTGATAAAATCTTTCAATACGCTACCATATTTTGACTTTTTTACCTTAGGTTCTAAAGAATTGTAAATGGTGTCTAAATACTTAATATTGGCATCAAAAATTTCAGATATAGCTAAATAAGGAGCAATCTCAAATTGCTTATTATTCATTGCAAAATTAACGGTGTATAAATATTTACGTTTAGTTAAATTCTGCAGCTTTTGATCGTAATAAATAATTGAGTCTTCTGCCTGCTGTTTACGAGCTTCAAAGTTTTTCTTGATCAGATCAAGATTTTCATCATTAAAACGGCGTATTATTTTGTTATACTCCTCTAATTTAATTTGATTTTCAGAACCGGTAATAGCAGCCTGGCTTTCAAAATTCTTCAAAGATGTATTCAAAGTCATTTCACCGGGTTCAGCAAAAAACATAATGCGATCATCGTACTCATAAGCATCTACTTTCTCAAGAGTAAGATATAAAATCTGTGGTTCTTTCAGTTTAGCATAAAATTCAAACTCAGAATCCCCATCTATAATAAGACTGTCTAGATTGACAAGGGTAGTATCTTCTACACGTTGTAAATAAAGTTTTCCTTTTTTTAAACCATTAATTTTTCCGGTTAAGGTAAAATCTGAATCTTTATTGCAAGCTACTAATGTAGTTAAGCAAATGATAATAAGAGTAAATTTAATTCGCATTAGTTTTTGTTTGTTCCGGTACAAATATGCCTAAAATCTTCTTTAAAAACTAGCGTAGACATTGAATCAGGCTATTTATATTTCTAAAAAAAAATAATAGACACCCTATGAAATGATGCACCTTTTCTAAAATATATTTTTAAGAGCGTACAAAATCAACTATTAAATTTATGAGTTCTTCTGCAACAGGACGGTAGGGCTCATTATAAGATTTAGAGTTTTCTAATTCATCACCTTCAATGATTTTCAGTACGTGATTCATGCCATCAATATCTACTGCTTTTGCATTGCTATTTGAATTTTTTAAAAGCTCTCCTTCTTTAGCTGTAACCTGAAGATCTTTTGTCCCGTTTACTAAAAGTATAGGAGCGTTAATTTTTGACAATTCCTTAGCAGGATCATACTTCATCCAACTTTTCATAAAAGGCTGTACAGAGGGCCTAAAAATAGATATTAAGCCTACGCTAAACTTTTCTGATTTATTTTTTTCTCTAAGATCTGTAAATGCTTGTTTTGCATTTTCAACAAGCCCCGGAGCCTGTACTTCTAGTTGATCTACGATAAGCTTATCTATAGACTGGCCTGCACCAGCCAGACCTATTAGATGACTTATATCACGCTGCTCTGCTGCAAGTGTAGCAATTAAGGCACCCTGACTGTGGCCTATGAGCACAATATTAATAAAGCCTGCCTTTTTAAAATAGTCAATGACCGAAACAGCATCAGTTACAAAATCATCAAAACTAATTTTCTCTTCTATAAGGGCATTTTCCTGTATTAAAGTGAAAATTCTTTTATCATATCTATATGTAGAAATACCCTTTTTAGAAAGTTCTTCAGCGAGTTTTTTTAAGCTGTTATTTTGAGCGGTGCGTTGATTGCCATTGCGATCTGTAGGACCAGAACCTCCTATTATTATGGCAAGAGTGTCTTTTGAAGATTTTGCGTGTAGTAATGTTCCGTTAATAAAACTATTTACTTGAATTTCAGACTCTGTATATTCTTGAGCATTGGTTTTGCATATCACTACAAGAAAAAAGGAAAGAATAAAGAATTTCATTTAGGAAGTGGTATTTGCTGGGATGTTATAATAGTTTAAAATTTCTTGTATTTTTTCAGGATATTGAGTGCCTAATAAGAGTTCGTTTCCATCACTAAACATGAGTTGAATACCTTTATTTCCTTTTGTATTTAGAGCCTTTCGCTTTGTGAATGAAATGCGATACCCCCAACCGCCGTATTCTCGTATAGGATTGTATTTACGTACTGAAGCACTTTTAATTTCGCTCCAGGATCTAAAACGCGATTTGATGTGAAAAGGAACAAAACGGTAGGTGATGCCTTTTTCATCAATAACCGTTTCTAATTTAAAGATGTACCAGAAGCCTATAAAAAGTCCGAGAATTACCAGAATACTTAGAATTACTGAGGCAATCTCAAACCGCGATAAAATTAGCGTATCATAATTCATAAACAACGGACTTATAGCAATACATAATATAACGACCAGAAGTAATCTCAACCACCATTGATCAAAACGCTGTATTTCTCTAAAAGTTTTCATATTCAATATGCTTCTTATAAATTAAAATAGTACGGTAAAGTTATCACTAAAATTACGGAACCCTAATTTTTAAAACGTAAGTTAAACTTAAATGTTTTAGTCTTTTAATGTCAAATTGCATGAGGTAACTTGTTTCTTTTCAGTATACTAGATGAAAACAATTATATAAAGGTTATTCAGCCTCTTTTATAGACAAAGATTCTCTTAGATTTGCAAAAAAAAAAATAAAGATGAAACAACTGATTACGGTTCTTTTTGCGGCACTCTTAAGTACAAATTTTTCACAGGCAAATGATTGGGGTAAAACTGGTCATAGAGCAACTGCAGCTGTTGCAGAGCAGTATCTAACCTCAAAAACTAAGAAAGCCATAGCGCAACTTCTAGGTGAAGAAAATTTGGTAACTGTTTCTACTTATGGTGATGATATAAAAAGTTATCAGGAATTTAGAAAATATAGTCCTTGGCATTATGTTAATATAGCTCCGGGTTTAACGTATTATGAAGACACTAAAAATCCTGATGGAGATTTAGTATTTGCAATAAATAAATGTAAAGAAGTTTTAGTCTCAACTACATCAACACAAGAGGAAAAAGCCTTTCATTTAAAATTATTAGTACACTTTGTAGGTGATTTGCATCAACCACTACATCTAGGTAATGCTGAAGATAAAGGAGGAAATGATGTACAGGTGCGCTGGTTTAATGATGGTACAAATTTACACTCATTGTGGGACAGCAAAATGATAGATAGTTATGGAATGTCTTATTCTGAACTTGCAGAAAATTTTGGTAAAGTAAGTAAAAAAGAACAAAAAGCCCTTACCTCAGGAACGTTGTTAGACTGGGTTAATGAAGGACAGGAATTAGCTGCACAAGTATATGCTTCTGCCGAAGTAGGTGAAAAATTAAGTTACAGATATCAGGCAGATAATTTTGATACCTTACAGGAGCAGATAAAAAAAGGAGGAGTAAGACTCGCCTCGGTACTCAATAGCTTATTTGACTAGTTTTTATTCTTTTATATAAGTTTCTTTATATTGTTTAGGAGTCACCTTGCAGTATTTTTTAAATATACGCGTAAGGTGACTTTCGTCTGTGAATCCCAATTGATTTGCTATTTGTGATACGGTAAAATTAGACTGTGTGAGTCTTTCCTGGGCAATGCCTAATTTGTACAATATAATATAATTGTGAAGGGAGTTTCCTGTTTCTTTTTTAAAGTAGTTACTTAGAGTACTACTGGTTATCTGAAAATGTTTAGCAATTGTTGAAATTTTTAGTAAGCTAGAATCGTATATATTATATCGTATGTAGGTATAGATCTCTTCAATACGATCTGATTTAACTGTAGCTTTTACAAGTTTATTTTCTGAATTAGATTCCGTTATATTTCGAGCTATGACGCTTAGTATAGTACTTACCATATTTGCAATTATGTGAAGGTAATACTGCTGTTTATCTGTATTTTCTTTTCTTATGAAAAATACAAGCCTCCACATAAGATCGCGATCTTCTGTAGTATTTATAGCTTCTTGGAATTTTCTTTTAGGATGATTTAATATAAACTCACTGCGTCTCAACCAGTATTGTCTATCGGGTAAACTTATTTTGCTGCTTAGTAATAAGTTTGTAAACTTAAAAATAACAAATGTGGTTGTTTCGTGAATTTTAAAGTCAGGCAACTCATCTTGTTTAAAAACAAAAATATCTCTCGATTTATAGGATATCACTTTACCATTGAGACTTACTCTTCCGCTGCCATCTTCAATAAATATAATTTCAAAGTAGAAACAGGGCTTAGGTTGACTATCCCATCTCGAGGTCGTAAAGCGTTCTATTAAAAATATGTCTTGTATATTCAGTTGAGTCATGACTCGATAGATTTGATTGATAGATCATTATAATAAGGGGTCTTTTGGTTTTGTATTTTACTAATATAAAGTATTTAAAGAAAAGTCTTACAACTTTATATTAAGCAGCTCAAAGGGGGAGCAGCTATTTTAAATATAGTCTAATATTATGATTTATAGCAATTTAATATATTAAGTATGGGTTAAGAATGAATATATTTATTTAAATATAATATTCTTGTCTAACTTTTATGACAATTAAAAATACTAAATGGATTAAGTATCTATGAAATGATAAATTTCAATTCATTACGATAGGTAGAGGGAGTTTTACCTGTAAATTTCTTGAACTGCTTGTTAAAATGGCTGAAGTTATTAAAACCACTTTCAAAACATACATCAGTGATACTTATAGGTTTTTCGTGAAGTAATTTTGCAGCGTGTACGAGTCTATACTCGTTCACAAATTGTGTAAATGTCTTCCCTGTTATTTTTTTGAAATAACGACAAAACGCGGGTACCGTCATACTTACCAGTTCCGCAATTTCTTCTAAAGCAATTTGTCTTTTAAATTGCTCTTTAACAAAATTGAATATGACATTTATGCGATTATTATCTTGCAATTCGGTTTCTAAAATAAAACCCTGAGCATTCAATACGGTATATTTATCTGCTGATTCTAAAAGTTTAAGAATCTCAAGTAAACCCAGCAGACGATCATAATTTGAAGCATTCTTGAGTAATTCGATTTTTGCACCTACAGTTCGTTTTACTTCACCATGAAATACGATACCCATTTTAGCCCTTTCAAATAAGGCCTTTATACTGCGCATCTCAGGGATATCAAAAAAAGATTCACCTAAAAAATCAGGTCTCATTTGTATAACCGTCTCCTGCTCGTAGTTGTTTAATGAATCTGTAAATCCGCAATGGGGTAAATTTGACCCTATGAGTATTAGTTCGCCATTACGGTAGTAAGAAATATGACTACCTACCTGTCTTTTTCCGGTACCACCTTTAACATAAACTAATTCAAGTTCAGGGTGATAGTGCCAGAATGTATGACTGTTATTCTCGTTGTTTTCATCATATGTTCTGCAGGAAAATGAACTTCCAAAACCGGGTTCTATTTTTTCGAATGCAGGTTTTGCAGACTTAATCATATGCTCTGTATTAATTCAATCTAAATTTATATAACCTATTAGAGTTTTTATGATGCAATATTAACCCAAATATATATAATTTTCACAAAATAGATATTTAATCAATATGTAAGGT
Encoded here:
- a CDS encoding type IX secretion system membrane protein PorP/SprF; this encodes MSNYSNKLMTMNKNLGKLIVLVVLLFAGSSYGQQDPQYTQYMYNPLVINPAYAGNRGVTSIVLLHRSQWVGLDGAPRTQNLSVHSPVGLGKVGVGFSLVNDVLGPARETNFSGDFSYTIETGAEGKFSFGIKGTLNLLDVDFSRTNPFNAGDPFLINIDNKLSPNVGVGIFYHNSKFYGGLSAPYLLQTDHFERSGTSGAETFVAEERIHYYGLAGYVFDIGRDVKFKPSTLVKMVAGAPLAVDVNANFLFYDKLTLGASYRWSAALSGLVGFQVSDGMLIGFAYDRESTDLGNATYNDGTYELFIRFELFKEYNRMLTPRFF
- a CDS encoding OmpA family protein; amino-acid sequence: MNQKIIFTLVILLSLASFSVNAQEREIANGTKQFNRYAFVDSQKIFLKVAEAGYESAELFSKLGDAFYYNADYTEAEMWYQKLVEKYPADVTPDQYFRYAQTLRAIKEYDKSLEMIKRYKELMSTEGTDYYNGTTAEVRTGYVNGTYEIQRLNVNTVGYSDFAPSFYGEQLMFASTRDTGTMSTRIHKWNNQPFLDLYTGSIEDDGQVKSASKLKGPVNTEFHESTATFSADGTTMYFTRNNFTKNQYKSDSKRTNKLKLYKSVKGSSGQFGVATELPFNSDSFSTAHPALSPDGKTLYFASDRDGSFGESDIWKVELTDAGGYGTPENLGAAVNTPGRETFPFVDKNGKLYFSTDGRGGLGGLDIYSYDSEKNEITNIGEPINSPKDDFTFIYDTESETGYFASNRANDPLDDNIYGFVRTACDSKVNILVVDKATGKPLNNSLIGVRNLENELIVSGETEEPNASYLFENPNCDTDYFVRAEKEGYSTAEKLINVPKESSDVTVVIELEQSITTIPPDFDLGKLINPIYFDFDKSNIRPDAAVELAKIIEVLKEYPMLRIDVRSHTDSRGVDAYNLALSERRNKSTINYIIEKGGIAKERLTGRGYGETQLLNKCSNGVKCSEEDHQLNRRSEFIVQDY
- the idi gene encoding isopentenyl-diphosphate Delta-isomerase, whose amino-acid sequence is MNEELVILVDENDQQVGLMPKMEAHEKALLHRAFSVFVFNENKELMLQRRALHKYHSPGLWTNTCCSHQREGESNIAAGKRRLMEEMGFVTELEESISFIYKAPFDNGLTEHEFDHILLGNYEGLPNLNPDEVSEWKWMSLEDIKLDMINNPNVYTEWFKIIFDKFYKHIEQ
- a CDS encoding 6-pyruvoyl trahydropterin synthase family protein; this encodes MSVTVKRRAHFNAAHRLFRSDWDADKNFEIFGKCSYPNYHGHNYDLIVAVTGEIDPETGFVIDLKILKDLIKSEIEEPFDHKNLNLDVPEFSNLNPTAENICVVIYDKLRRKLEDKFKIEITLYETPRNFVTYSGS
- a CDS encoding peroxiredoxin, with protein sequence MLQLGDKLPVFELEDQRAEIFSSVNIENKAVVIYFYPKDFTPGCTAEACEFRDKYEDFKDAGAVVIGISSDDTASHAKFSKKYKLPFIMLSDSNGKVRKQFGVKSSLMGLLPGRETFVFDKSGSLIMRYNSIKSKNHISKALKALTKA
- a CDS encoding type I phosphomannose isomerase catalytic subunit — encoded protein: MSNTLYPFTFEPVLKEKIWGGQKLNQLFNKGNDPTAKLGESWEIADLEEGQSIVKNGILKGATLKEIIKKDPASLLGERVYKQFGLQFPLLIKFIDAASDLSIQVHPTDETSPTGVGKTEMWYIMQADKGAELTVGFSEKISKEDYDTHIKNLSIEDVMNQHEVKEGDAFFINAGRIHAIGGGVLLAEIQQTSDVTYRVYDYNRKDDSGNLRDLHVAESREVLDFELTEDFKLDYNRTSLNTAQTVKHHTYFKTDWVHIKDNDYSIARSDSFTIIIIVSGELTYSGSGGEGKLSAGETLLIPAKNTGVALSAATCEILEVYL
- a CDS encoding DUF4369 domain-containing protein, with translation MRIKFTLIIICLTTLVACNKDSDFTLTGKINGLKKGKLYLQRVEDTTLVNLDSLIIDGDSEFEFYAKLKEPQILYLTLEKVDAYEYDDRIMFFAEPGEMTLNTSLKNFESQAAITGSENQIKLEEYNKIIRRFNDENLDLIKKNFEARKQQAEDSIIYYDQKLQNLTKRKYLYTVNFAMNNKQFEIAPYLAISEIFDANIKYLDTIYNSLEPKVKKSKYGSVLKDFIKDRKTLDNEEQTTTVTTVEE
- a CDS encoding alpha/beta hydrolase, with the translated sequence MKFFILSFFLVVICKTNAQEYTESEIQVNSFINGTLLHAKSSKDTLAIIIGGSGPTDRNGNQRTAQNNSLKKLAEELSKKGISTYRYDKRIFTLIQENALIEEKISFDDFVTDAVSVIDYFKKAGFINIVLIGHSQGALIATLAAEQRDISHLIGLAGAGQSIDKLIVDQLEVQAPGLVENAKQAFTDLREKNKSEKFSVGLISIFRPSVQPFMKSWMKYDPAKELSKINAPILLVNGTKDLQVTAKEGELLKNSNSNAKAVDIDGMNHVLKIIEGDELENSKSYNEPYRPVAEELINLIVDFVRS
- a CDS encoding S1/P1 nuclease; the protein is MKQLITVLFAALLSTNFSQANDWGKTGHRATAAVAEQYLTSKTKKAIAQLLGEENLVTVSTYGDDIKSYQEFRKYSPWHYVNIAPGLTYYEDTKNPDGDLVFAINKCKEVLVSTTSTQEEKAFHLKLLVHFVGDLHQPLHLGNAEDKGGNDVQVRWFNDGTNLHSLWDSKMIDSYGMSYSELAENFGKVSKKEQKALTSGTLLDWVNEGQELAAQVYASAEVGEKLSYRYQADNFDTLQEQIKKGGVRLASVLNSLFD
- a CDS encoding helix-turn-helix domain-containing protein; the encoded protein is MTQLNIQDIFLIERFTTSRWDSQPKPCFYFEIIFIEDGSGRVSLNGKVISYKSRDIFVFKQDELPDFKIHETTTFVIFKFTNLLLSSKISLPDRQYWLRRSEFILNHPKRKFQEAINTTEDRDLMWRLVFFIRKENTDKQQYYLHIIANMVSTILSVIARNITESNSENKLVKATVKSDRIEEIYTYIRYNIYDSSLLKISTIAKHFQITSSTLSNYFKKETGNSLHNYIILYKLGIAQERLTQSNFTVSQIANQLGFTDESHLTRIFKKYCKVTPKQYKETYIKE
- a CDS encoding AraC family transcriptional regulator, giving the protein MIKSAKPAFEKIEPGFGSSFSCRTYDENNENNSHTFWHYHPELELVYVKGGTGKRQVGSHISYYRNGELILIGSNLPHCGFTDSLNNYEQETVIQMRPDFLGESFFDIPEMRSIKALFERAKMGIVFHGEVKRTVGAKIELLKNASNYDRLLGLLEILKLLESADKYTVLNAQGFILETELQDNNRINVIFNFVKEQFKRQIALEEIAELVSMTVPAFCRYFKKITGKTFTQFVNEYRLVHAAKLLHEKPISITDVCFESGFNNFSHFNKQFKKFTGKTPSTYRNELKFIIS